A stretch of Deltaproteobacteria bacterium DNA encodes these proteins:
- a CDS encoding LssY C-terminal domain-containing protein, translating into MSFLSKIVGSSVVKAAGHAVKSVAKDVAPAIANQVDGMDAPKKAAEAALQKLFGPVFHAPADLPPYTKLPAQALADAKARSTGMTSVQRLARDGHGGPHEPVTLAVSGTLPELQATLQKAGWVKSENESPTADIKSALSLLTGNTALGKFVDVQDDADAPMSAMYVGGQKQVMSFEKNNDHHEGRDHLRVFASGKTDAQGRPIWEIAATRDLAFNLDTQTLHATHQIDHHLDGERDMVMADLLATGNVASWNVAQGVRPANVTDFLKRQYTTDGNVYVVSLKG; encoded by the coding sequence ATGAGCTTCCTCTCCAAGATCGTCGGCTCGTCGGTCGTGAAGGCAGCCGGCCACGCGGTCAAGTCCGTGGCGAAGGACGTGGCGCCCGCGATTGCCAACCAGGTCGATGGCATGGACGCGCCGAAGAAGGCCGCTGAGGCCGCGCTGCAGAAGCTCTTCGGTCCCGTCTTTCACGCGCCGGCGGATCTGCCGCCGTACACCAAGCTCCCCGCGCAGGCGCTCGCCGATGCGAAGGCGCGCTCCACGGGCATGACCTCCGTGCAGCGCCTCGCGCGCGATGGCCACGGCGGTCCGCACGAGCCGGTGACTCTGGCCGTGTCGGGAACGCTGCCCGAGCTGCAGGCGACGCTTCAGAAGGCCGGTTGGGTGAAGTCGGAGAACGAGTCGCCCACGGCCGACATCAAGAGCGCGCTCTCGCTGCTCACGGGCAACACCGCGCTCGGCAAGTTCGTGGACGTGCAGGACGACGCCGACGCGCCCATGAGCGCGATGTACGTCGGCGGCCAGAAGCAGGTGATGTCGTTCGAGAAGAACAACGACCACCACGAGGGGCGCGACCATTTGCGCGTCTTCGCCTCGGGTAAGACCGACGCGCAGGGCCGGCCGATTTGGGAGATCGCCGCCACGCGCGACCTGGCCTTCAACCTCGACACCCAGACGCTCCACGCCACGCACCAGATCGACCACCACCTCGACGGCGAGCGCGACATGGTGATGGCCGACCTGCTCGCCACGGGCAACGTGGCGAGCTGGAACGTGGCCCAGGGTGTGCGCCCGGCGAACGTGACCGACTTCTTGAAGCGGCAGTACACGACCGACGGGAACGTCTACGTGGTCTCGCTCAAGGGCTAG
- the plsX gene encoding phosphate acyltransferase PlsX: MSHPPVTIAVDAMGGDFAPDEVVKGVAEISLGHSHINSILVGDQKRITEVLGHVKHNPERLSVHHAPQAVPMGAKPSEALKELPEASIVVAARLVRDGTAQALVSAGNTGASVLACARTWQLIPGVKRAALAAVYPTQTQRGIKEDPFSLLLDVGATVDATAQDLAAFAVMGASYARVISRNETPKVALLSNGTEEKKGPVRVVEAHELLRKVPGIEFVGNIEGVDLPKGVADVVVCDGFVGNVVLKMLEGISETAMSLARYAAKEKLLWRAGLAMLSSGFQRIKTLTDWEEYGGAPFLGFDRLFIKAHGRSKSRAIQNACKVAAKAAAADLPGQIGRTVQEFVPAGPEETEVTKPLRVKK, encoded by the coding sequence ATGTCCCACCCGCCCGTGACCATCGCCGTCGACGCCATGGGCGGCGACTTCGCCCCCGATGAAGTGGTGAAGGGCGTGGCGGAGATCTCGCTCGGGCACTCACACATCAACTCCATCCTGGTGGGTGACCAGAAGCGCATCACCGAAGTGCTCGGCCACGTGAAGCACAACCCCGAGCGCCTCAGCGTCCACCACGCGCCGCAGGCCGTGCCCATGGGCGCCAAGCCGAGCGAGGCGCTGAAGGAGCTGCCCGAGGCGTCGATTGTCGTCGCGGCGAGGCTCGTGCGCGACGGGACGGCCCAGGCGCTGGTGTCCGCGGGCAACACCGGCGCGAGCGTGCTCGCCTGCGCGCGCACCTGGCAGCTCATCCCCGGTGTGAAGCGTGCGGCCCTCGCGGCCGTGTACCCCACGCAGACCCAGCGCGGCATCAAGGAAGACCCGTTCTCGCTGTTGCTCGACGTGGGCGCCACCGTCGATGCCACCGCCCAGGACCTCGCCGCCTTCGCGGTGATGGGGGCGAGCTACGCGCGCGTCATCAGCCGCAACGAGACGCCGAAGGTCGCGCTGCTCTCCAATGGCACCGAGGAGAAGAAGGGCCCGGTGCGCGTGGTCGAGGCGCACGAGCTGCTTCGAAAAGTTCCGGGCATCGAGTTCGTCGGAAACATCGAGGGCGTCGATCTGCCGAAGGGCGTGGCCGACGTGGTGGTCTGCGACGGCTTCGTGGGCAACGTGGTGCTCAAGATGCTCGAGGGCATCAGCGAGACGGCCATGTCGCTCGCGCGCTACGCGGCCAAGGAGAAGCTGCTCTGGCGCGCGGGCCTGGCGATGCTCAGCTCGGGCTTCCAGCGCATCAAGACGCTCACCGACTGGGAGGAGTACGGCGGCGCGCCGTTCCTCGGCTTCGACCGGCTCTTCATCAAGGCGCACGGCCGCTCCAAGTCGCGCGCCATCCAGAACGCGTGCAAGGTGGCCGCCAAGGCCGCCGCCGCGGACTTGCCTGGGCAGATTGGCCGGACGGTGCAGGAGTTCGTGCCCGCCGGACCGGAAGAGACCGAGGTCACCAAGCCCTTGCGGGTGAAGAAATGA
- a CDS encoding YtxH domain-containing protein yields the protein MNLKQLKLDALAKQLGNLDKDDVLEVLGLETRRDAGDYLIPGLLVFGAGVAVGCGLGFLLAPRTGSELRGQLGEAIGQGFEKSKQGAQAVRDRISEAAKSFQD from the coding sequence ATGAACTTGAAGCAGCTGAAGCTCGACGCGCTGGCCAAGCAGCTCGGCAACCTCGACAAGGACGACGTGCTCGAGGTCCTCGGCCTGGAGACCCGCCGCGACGCGGGCGACTACCTCATCCCTGGCCTGCTGGTGTTCGGCGCCGGCGTGGCCGTGGGCTGCGGGCTGGGCTTCCTGCTCGCGCCGCGCACCGGCTCGGAGCTCCGCGGCCAGCTCGGCGAGGCCATCGGCCAGGGCTTCGAGAAGAGCAAGCAGGGCGCCCAAGCGGTGCGCGACCGCATCTCCGAGGCGGCCAAGTCGTTCCAGGATTGA
- a CDS encoding arylsulfatase, whose product MSLRILVIALLAFEGAALGQEAAVKPGSPSATTSIPGNQLPPPTPPFRGKIERNASQSTPYWAPRVVPPKNAPNVLLIMTDDTGYGVTSTFGGVVPTPNLDRIAARGLRYTNFNSTALCSPTRAALITGRNHHSMGFGVVAEQATGFPGYDSVMTRDKATIGKILKDHGYWTAWIGKDHNTPTYQASQAGPFDQWPTGMGFDYFYGFVGGDTSQWQPNLFRNTSAIYPYDTDKNFNLITAMADDTIDQLRRVTAINPDQPFFIYYVPGAVHAPHHPTPEWIKKISDMHLFDKGWNALREQIFANQKKLGVIPQDAQLTPWPKDLLKEWSQLTPEEQKLFIRQADVFAAYFAYTDHEIGRVIDEIDKEGKLDNTLVIYIAGDNGNSAEGTLVGTPNEVAALNGVTMPVADQMKFYDAWGSDDTYPHMAVGWSWAFDTPFSWTKQIASHFGGVRQGMAISWPRGIHENGGIRNQFHHVIDIVPTILEAAGIQAPAVVDGIPQKPIEGTSMVYTFDPSNANTPSRHLTQYFEMMGDHAIYHDGWIASTKVMRPPWEIAGKVSQDPSSFPWELYDLRHDWTQYENVAGKYPSKLKELQRLFWTEAAKYQVLPLDASVATRLIQPRPSLAAGRTDFTWNGPVTGTPNGDAPNLLNASFTFRANVDVPANGGEGMIVTQGGRFGGYGFYVLKGRPVFVYNYFNMKRTFWEAGNTMGAGRHILEFTFKYEGMGPETLAFNNMSGIGRAGTGVLKVDGKEVSTETVPNTMPLIMQFDENFDIGSDTGTPVTEDYGIPFKFTGKLDKLTLHIDRPQLTPAEEQKLKEMSRNKQASE is encoded by the coding sequence ATGTCATTGCGGATTCTTGTGATTGCACTGCTCGCGTTTGAAGGTGCCGCGCTCGGCCAGGAAGCCGCGGTGAAGCCCGGCTCCCCGAGCGCGACCACGTCGATTCCAGGCAATCAGCTCCCGCCACCGACGCCGCCGTTCCGGGGAAAGATCGAACGAAACGCCTCGCAGTCGACGCCGTACTGGGCACCGCGCGTGGTGCCGCCGAAGAACGCGCCCAACGTGCTGCTCATCATGACCGACGACACGGGCTATGGCGTCACGAGCACGTTCGGCGGCGTGGTGCCCACGCCCAACCTCGACAGGATCGCCGCGCGCGGACTCCGCTACACGAACTTCAACTCCACGGCCCTCTGTTCGCCCACGCGCGCGGCGCTGATCACCGGACGGAACCATCACTCGATGGGCTTTGGCGTCGTCGCGGAGCAGGCGACGGGCTTCCCCGGCTACGACAGCGTCATGACGCGCGACAAGGCGACCATCGGCAAGATCCTCAAGGACCACGGCTACTGGACCGCGTGGATTGGCAAGGATCACAACACGCCCACCTACCAGGCGAGCCAGGCCGGACCTTTCGATCAATGGCCCACGGGAATGGGTTTTGACTACTTCTATGGGTTTGTCGGCGGCGACACGAGCCAGTGGCAGCCGAATCTCTTCCGCAACACGAGCGCCATCTACCCGTACGACACGGACAAGAACTTCAACCTCATCACGGCGATGGCGGACGACACCATCGATCAGCTCCGTCGGGTGACGGCGATCAATCCGGACCAGCCATTCTTCATTTACTACGTACCGGGCGCCGTCCACGCGCCGCACCATCCGACGCCCGAGTGGATCAAGAAGATCAGCGACATGCACCTCTTCGACAAGGGGTGGAACGCACTGCGCGAGCAGATCTTCGCGAATCAGAAGAAGCTGGGTGTGATTCCGCAGGATGCGCAGCTCACGCCCTGGCCGAAGGATCTCTTGAAAGAATGGAGTCAGCTCACGCCGGAGGAGCAGAAGCTCTTCATTCGTCAGGCCGATGTGTTCGCGGCGTACTTCGCCTACACGGACCACGAGATCGGCCGCGTGATCGATGAAATCGACAAAGAAGGAAAGCTCGATAATACGCTCGTGATTTACATCGCCGGCGACAATGGCAACAGCGCCGAGGGGACGCTCGTGGGTACGCCCAACGAGGTCGCGGCGCTCAATGGCGTCACCATGCCTGTCGCCGACCAGATGAAGTTCTACGACGCGTGGGGCTCCGACGACACGTATCCCCACATGGCCGTCGGCTGGAGCTGGGCCTTCGATACCCCCTTTTCGTGGACCAAGCAGATCGCTTCACACTTTGGCGGCGTGCGGCAGGGGATGGCCATCTCGTGGCCCCGAGGCATTCATGAGAACGGTGGAATCCGCAACCAGTTCCACCACGTCATCGACATCGTGCCGACGATCCTCGAGGCCGCCGGAATTCAGGCTCCGGCGGTCGTTGACGGCATTCCCCAGAAGCCCATCGAAGGCACGAGCATGGTGTACACGTTCGATCCCTCGAACGCGAACACGCCCTCGCGGCACCTCACTCAATACTTTGAAATGATGGGTGACCACGCCATCTATCACGATGGTTGGATCGCCAGCACGAAGGTGATGCGCCCGCCCTGGGAGATCGCAGGGAAGGTGAGCCAGGATCCCTCGTCGTTCCCGTGGGAGCTCTATGATCTTCGCCATGATTGGACGCAATACGAGAACGTCGCGGGCAAGTACCCCTCGAAGCTGAAGGAGCTCCAGCGGCTCTTCTGGACGGAGGCCGCGAAGTATCAAGTTCTCCCCCTGGACGCGTCTGTCGCCACGCGGCTGATTCAGCCCCGCCCCAGCCTCGCCGCTGGACGTACGGACTTCACCTGGAATGGCCCCGTCACGGGAACGCCGAACGGCGACGCGCCAAACCTCCTCAACGCTTCGTTCACCTTTCGCGCGAACGTGGACGTGCCGGCGAATGGCGGCGAGGGGATGATCGTGACGCAGGGCGGACGCTTCGGCGGCTACGGCTTCTACGTCCTCAAGGGCCGGCCGGTGTTCGTCTACAACTACTTCAACATGAAGCGCACATTCTGGGAGGCGGGCAACACCATGGGCGCGGGGCGGCACATCCTCGAGTTCACCTTCAAGTATGAGGGAATGGGCCCGGAGACCCTGGCATTCAACAATATGAGCGGAATTGGTCGCGCGGGCACCGGCGTCCTGAAGGTGGACGGAAAGGAAGTCTCGACCGAGACCGTGCCCAACACGATGCCGCTCATCATGCAGTTCGACGAGAACTTCGACATTGGCTCCGACACAGGAACGCCCGTGACCGAGGACTACGGCATTCCCTTCAAGTTCACGGGCAAGCTCGACAAGCTCACGCTCCACATCGATCGCCCGCAGCTCACGCCGGCCGAGGAGCAGAAGCTCAAGGAGATGTCGCGCAACAAGCAAGCGAGTGAGTAG
- a CDS encoding transporter, which translates to MRSRKALVTTAFVAALTASSVCHAQQDLGHKTLGTVGLDAGTQPQPGIYVSDRLMFYNANVLVGRTGQALPVGLDIDVVANGIGVLGVWKLPVLGASYGAAVAAPLTHVSAQTANPEASLDRFGLADAYLLPLQLGWHTPRLDVVASYALYAPTRNLAAGGVGGIGRSQWVQEPALGSTVFFDAARTWRLSALGSIDFYARKPGLDVTRGTSMQLQGGLGKTLARIVDVGVAGAALWQVSDDRGADLPPQLQGLRERAFSVGPELGLLIPQWRLKVLGRYEHDFGDRARPVGQIFLVGLSWAAWKPEATP; encoded by the coding sequence ATGCGCTCGCGCAAGGCCCTGGTCACCACCGCATTCGTGGCGGCGCTCACCGCGAGCTCGGTGTGCCACGCCCAGCAGGACCTCGGCCACAAGACGCTGGGCACCGTCGGCCTGGACGCAGGGACCCAGCCGCAGCCCGGCATCTACGTGAGCGATCGCTTGATGTTCTACAACGCCAACGTGCTCGTGGGCCGAACGGGACAGGCACTGCCCGTGGGACTGGACATCGACGTGGTGGCCAATGGCATCGGCGTGCTGGGCGTGTGGAAGTTGCCCGTGCTCGGCGCGTCGTACGGGGCGGCGGTCGCGGCGCCGCTCACGCACGTCTCCGCGCAGACCGCCAACCCCGAGGCCAGCCTGGATCGCTTCGGGCTCGCCGACGCGTACCTCCTGCCCTTGCAACTGGGCTGGCACACCCCGCGGCTCGACGTGGTCGCGTCGTACGCGCTGTACGCGCCCACGCGGAACCTCGCGGCCGGCGGCGTGGGCGGCATCGGGCGTTCGCAGTGGGTGCAGGAGCCGGCACTGGGCAGCACCGTCTTCTTCGACGCGGCGCGCACCTGGCGCCTCTCCGCGCTGGGCAGCATCGACTTCTACGCGCGCAAGCCGGGCCTCGACGTCACCCGCGGCACGTCGATGCAACTCCAGGGAGGCCTGGGCAAGACCCTCGCGCGGATCGTTGATGTCGGAGTTGCCGGCGCGGCGCTGTGGCAGGTGAGCGACGACCGCGGCGCCGACTTGCCGCCGCAGCTCCAGGGCCTCCGCGAACGCGCCTTCAGCGTCGGTCCCGAGCTCGGCCTGCTCATTCCCCAGTGGCGCCTCAAGGTGCTCGGACGGTACGAGCACGACTTCGGCGATCGCGCGAGGCCGGTCGGGCAGATCTTCCTCGTGGGCCTGAGCTGGGCCGCGTGGAAGCCCGAGGCGACTCCGTAG
- a CDS encoding RidA family protein: MRKAVTTDRAPKAIGPYSQAVSVSAGRMVFCSGQIPLDPETGNMVDGDIALQTERVMKNLEAVLGADGMTFGNVVRTTIFLADMNDFAKVNEVYGRYFKEAPPARATVQAAALPKGARVEIDCIAVG, translated from the coding sequence ATGCGCAAGGCCGTCACCACGGACAGGGCACCCAAGGCCATTGGGCCGTACTCGCAGGCAGTGAGCGTGTCCGCGGGGCGCATGGTCTTCTGCTCCGGCCAGATCCCCCTCGATCCCGAGACGGGCAACATGGTCGACGGCGACATTGCGCTCCAGACGGAGCGGGTGATGAAGAACCTCGAGGCGGTGCTCGGCGCCGACGGCATGACGTTCGGAAACGTGGTGCGCACCACGATCTTCCTCGCGGACATGAACGACTTTGCAAAGGTGAATGAAGTGTACGGCCGGTACTTCAAGGAGGCGCCGCCCGCACGCGCCACCGTCCAGGCCGCGGCCCTGCCCAAGGGTGCGCGGGTGGAGATCGACTGCATTGCGGTGGGGTGA
- a CDS encoding YtxH domain-containing protein, with product MTFLDKYRINRALRQVGNYDLDGVLGRFGLERRSIAADVAADVGFFVLGCLAGALAGVFFAPRRGIELREQMKKSIGERGFVGGMQETIRQTPAGRA from the coding sequence ATGACTTTTCTGGACAAGTACAGGATCAACCGGGCGCTGCGGCAGGTTGGCAACTACGACCTCGACGGCGTGTTGGGTCGCTTTGGCCTGGAGCGGCGGAGCATCGCGGCCGACGTGGCTGCCGACGTGGGCTTCTTCGTGCTTGGCTGCCTGGCCGGTGCGCTGGCGGGCGTGTTCTTCGCGCCGCGTCGGGGCATCGAGCTGCGCGAGCAGATGAAGAAAAGCATTGGCGAGCGCGGCTTCGTGGGCGGCATGCAGGAGACCATCCGCCAGACGCCCGCAGGGCGCGCGTAG
- a CDS encoding serine acetyltransferase, translating to MNPLAFFRRVQTDIDYALRHDPAARSRTEILLAYPGLHALWLHSVANGLWTRGHHLSARLLAHTARRRTGVEIHPGATIAPGVFIDHGMGVVIGETSVIEEGCLIYKGVVLGGTSLERKIRHPHLAKNVVVGSNACILGALHIGEGARIGSGSVVVRDVAPGATVVGVPGRVARSAKREAFAEQLDHASLPDPVTEIVRGLAHQNEVLLERLLRLEKQLGVASTEATRFDPDDLISGRRR from the coding sequence GTGAATCCGCTCGCGTTCTTCCGCCGCGTCCAGACCGACATCGACTACGCGCTCCGGCACGACCCCGCGGCGCGCTCGCGCACCGAGATCCTGCTCGCCTACCCGGGGCTGCACGCGCTCTGGCTGCACAGCGTGGCGAACGGGTTGTGGACGCGCGGACACCACCTCTCGGCGCGCCTGCTCGCGCACACTGCGCGGCGCCGCACCGGCGTGGAGATCCATCCGGGCGCCACCATCGCGCCGGGCGTCTTCATCGATCACGGCATGGGCGTGGTCATCGGCGAGACGTCGGTGATCGAAGAGGGCTGCCTCATCTACAAGGGCGTGGTGCTCGGCGGCACGAGCCTGGAGCGAAAAATCCGACACCCGCACCTCGCGAAGAACGTCGTGGTGGGCTCGAACGCGTGCATCCTCGGCGCGCTGCACATCGGCGAGGGCGCGCGCATCGGCTCAGGCTCCGTGGTGGTGCGCGACGTGGCCCCGGGCGCGACGGTCGTCGGCGTTCCCGGGCGCGTGGCGCGCTCGGCCAAGCGCGAGGCCTTCGCGGAGCAGCTCGACCACGCCAGCCTGCCCGACCCGGTGACGGAGATCGTGCGTGGGTTGGCGCACCAGAACGAGGTCTTGCTGGAGCGCCTGCTGCGGCTGGAGAAGCAGCTCGGCGTGGCGTCGACCGAGGCGACCCGCTTCGATCCCGACGACCTGATCAGCGGCCGCCGCCGCTGA